CTACCACCGCAACATCCACCTGGGCGTGGCGGTCTCGCTGGACTGGGGGCTGATCGTGCCCGTCATCAAGAACGCCGAGGAGAAGAACTTCCTGGGATTGCAGCGAGCGATCCTGGACCTGGCGGAGCGGGCGCGCGCCAAGAAGCTGGCCCCCGACGACGTGGCCGGCGGCACCTTCACCATCACCAACCCCGGCAGCTACGGGCAGATGTTTGGGCTGCCCATCATCCCGCAGCCGCAGGTGGCGATCATGGGCGTGGGCTCCATCAAGAAGCAGCCGGTGGTGGTGACCGCCGAGGACGGAAGCGACTCCATCGCCATCCGCTCCATCTGCCACGTCTCGCTGGGCTACGACCACCGCATCGTGGATGGCGCCGTGGCCGACCAGTTCCTGGCGTTCGTGGCCAAGTACCTGGAAGGCTGGAACGAGGATATCGGGTAAGAACTTCTTCGCCGCGGATGGACGCGGATTTTCGCAGATAAGAAAAAAGACGGCAGGCCGGGTGGCCTGCCGTTTCATTTTGCGCGAGTTGGCGAAGCGTTACTGGGCCTTGAACCACACGGAGTCGTTCAGGCAGCCGACCACGCCCTCGATCAGCAGTTCATCAGTCGCCCAGGGAGTTGAGCAGGTCCGCGAAGCTGGAGGTGATCTGCGTCACCGCCTGCGTAAAGAGCGCCTGGTTCTTGATGCTTTTGCCGGCGAAGGGCGCGGTGTGCTGGATGATCTGGGAGACGAAGGGCACCGCGGCCTTGAGCTTTTCGCTGCCCATCTTCGCGTCTGCGCCGTAGGCGGCGGCGAACATCTGTTCCACGGTCACGATCACGCCGGCGATGTTGGAAACGTCGGTGATCACTGCGGGCGCCGCGGCGCCGGGGATCAGCGGGGCGATCAGCGGGATGATGCCGGTGGCCACGCCTGCGATCTTGAGCAGTACCTGCCCGAGTTTCTTGAGGAAAGTCATGGTTTTTCTCCAGTGGAGGGATTTGGAACTTGGTTGGACTGGACGGCGTTGGCGGCAGCGATCAGCAGTCAGCGCTCGGCATTCAGCCGCACCGGTCAGTGGCTGAGTGCTGATCGCTGCGTGCTGAATGCCTGGTCGAGCTTGTCGAAGCCGTGCTCGCGGTAGAGGGTCAGCAGCTTCTGCGCGTAGTCCGGATCGGTGGCCCAGTGGCGAGCCAGCGCGCGCAGGAAGGCCTCGGGATCGCGGGCCGCGGCGCGGGCCTCGGCGTAAACAGCCAGGCGGGCGAGCAGGCGGTCGCGATCCGCGAAACAGGCCTCGATCGACTCGTAGCGCGCGAAGTAGGCGCGCATCTTGACCGCGGCGCCGCCCTGCACCTCGGTGGTGGGCAATTCGATCCAGGGCAGGTCGCCGTGCGCCTTGATGCCGAAGTAGTTGTGGGCGAGGCGCGCCAGTTGCGACTGTCCCCAGGCGCTCTCCAGCGCGGCCTGGGCCACGGTCACCCCCGGGGGAAAGCCGCTGACCGCCGAGGCCGCCTGCGCCGCCGCGGTTGCGGTCGCGATGAATTCTGATCTGGTCAAGGACCGTTGCCCTCTATCTGCGGAAGTAATCCATGGCCAAGTGGGCGATGGTCAAAAGCACGGCCAGGACCGCGCCCACGCCGGCGGCCTTCTGCACGTAGGCCTCGTGGCGCGCCACCCGCTCTTCCAACTGGGAGATGAGGCCGGGAGTGCCGTTGCCCAGCAGCCAGCGCAGGTGGGCGCGCACTTCGGACAGGCTGCTCTTCACTTCGGCGAGTTCTGACAGGATGCGTTCTTCGAATTCGCTCATAACGGGTAGTCCAGGTGCAGCGCGGTGGAGTAGCGGGAGTAGCGCGGCGGCGAGGCGGTGTCGTACTGCCGCAGGTAGTAGTCCTGGATGCGGGCCAGCCGCGGCAGGGCGAAGCTGCGGCTGGTGAAGCGGCCGGCGAGGTTGCGGTCGCTCTCCTGCCCCCAGCCGTAGTCGCTGCGGCGGACCTCGAAGCCGCCGCCCGCGGGCGGATCGGTTCCCGCATCGATGGTGATGGTGGTCGAGGAGCAATCGGTGATCTCGGCGTCGGGCAGGTCGGCGATGAAGCTGGCGCCTGCGGTTGCGGTGGTGGCGGTGACGTCGAGCGGCTCATCCAGGCGCGCGGGATCGAAGTCGAAGGCCAGGGGCGCGGCCGCGTCGTTCGAGACGCGCAGGGTGTAGCGGGAGCGGTCGTGCTCGGGATCGGCGACCTCGAGCGCCACCTCGCGCACGATGGCGGAGAAGACCGCCCCCTGCGAGGGAGCATCCACCGTGACCGCGTCGCCGGGGAAGACATCGCCGGCGGGCAGGAAGTCGCTCCACACCTGGTATTCGCCGGCCCAGGCGGGCTGGGTGGAGTCGTCGAGCAGGGCCAGGGCGGCGTTCTCGCAGTCGGCGCTGGTGAGGGGAGCGGGCGCGGCGAGGTTGCGCACGGCCCCGCGCACGCCGTCGTCGCCGTTGTGCGCCAGCGCGGCGATGCTGGCGGGGTCGCTGATCCGCGCCAGCGCGCGCGCCTGCCCGCGGTAGCGCACCGCGATCTTCTCGCCCTGGACCGGCGGGAAGGGCGAGAAGAACTGCAGTTCGGGCGTGGAGTACACGCCGCACTCCGCGCCCTCGGAGATGGCGCCGGCCAGGCGCGTGCGGTAGCCCTGCCCGGGGATGGCACTGCGCACCTCGGCGTCCACCATGCGCACCACGCGGGTGAAGGCCAGGGCGCAGTGCAGGCTGCGCGAGTTCACCAGGACGTAGGCAACATAGGCGGGCGCCGCCAGCACGCCGTCGAAGAGCACGATGGAAGGCGCAGCCAGCGAGCCCGGATTGGCGGGATCGATGTCGTGGACCTCGAGCACACAGCGCACGGAGGCGGCGACGGTCCCGCCACCGCGCCCGCTCCCCGCTGGATGCGCGGAAGAATGGAA
This region of Terriglobales bacterium genomic DNA includes:
- a CDS encoding glucosaminidase domain-containing protein gives rise to the protein MTRSEFIATATAAAQAASAVSGFPPGVTVAQAALESAWGQSQLARLAHNYFGIKAHGDLPWIELPTTEVQGGAAVKMRAYFARYESIEACFADRDRLLARLAVYAEARAAARDPEAFLRALARHWATDPDYAQKLLTLYREHGFDKLDQAFSTQRSALSH
- a CDS encoding 2-oxo acid dehydrogenase subunit E2, translated to YHRNIHLGVAVSLDWGLIVPVIKNAEEKNFLGLQRAILDLAERARAKKLAPDDVAGGTFTITNPGSYGQMFGLPIIPQPQVAIMGVGSIKKQPVVVTAEDGSDSIAIRSICHVSLGYDHRIVDGAVADQFLAFVAKYLEGWNEDIG